TGATAATGGGAATCGGATTGGCGCCATTTGCCCCACCAATAGCTCTGATAGCTTTAGGCTTACCGATGGATAAGGCTTGCGTCTTATAGCTGATTGTGTTCCCGTAGGGTATCTTTATGAGGGCATCCCAAGCAGCTTTTTGAAATGGCGTGCCCTGTGGCAAGAGTGGAATATCAAATGTGGTGCGCTTGCCCTCAAAATATTCATGGAGTTGATGTTGTGTTTGCACTAAAATAGTATTGTCTTCTTGGAGGGGATTATCAAATTGTAGATTCATCTCCTCCTTGGTGCTTTTGATCAACAAGGCTAAGAGATGTGTTGCATTGGCAATAGCATAAATAGTCCCAATAGGTGATTGAATTGCTTTATAATACTTTTTCATGTTATTTTCTTTATATTATTTATTTGTGATTATACACAAAAAATATAAATATCTGAAGCATTAATGATACTAGGTATCATTATTAAAAAAAGAAGGAGATGATTGATGTCGATATTTTAAAAATTAGAAGGAAATTTTGGTTATAATTTGCATTATGAAAACAGTAACATTAAAATCAAATTATGATGTGATTATTGTAGGTTCTGGACCAGCAGGTTTGGGGGCGGCTTTTAAGATAGCAGAAAATTCCGAGCAATCGGTGTTACTGCTAGAAAAGAAAAAAATAAGCTCCGGTGGACTTCGTAATGATTGCAAACAAAATTATACTTATCCCGTAGGATTCCCTCTGGAGCACTGGAAAAAAGAAGATGCCGATGCCTTGATGGAGGAAGTGAAAGAACACTTAAATCCTACGATTGAAAGACGAGAAAATATCGACAAATACGTCAAAAGAGCGCAAAAGATTGATGTGGAAATATTGATGATTGACCAAGCACATGTCGGCACTGATAAATCTTCGAAACTCATCAGTGACTTACTTCAAAAACTCCGAACACTTCAAGTAGATGTCGTTTTGGAAACAGAAGTACAAGCATTGTCAAAAACGTCCAAAAAAATCATTCTTAGCGATGGTAGGCACATTGGATTTAATAATATTATCTTAGCACCCGGACGGGCTGATTATGATTGGATGCAAGAACAGATGGACCATATTGGTGTTGCATACAACGATAATATCGTAGATATCGGCATTAGAATTGAGATGAAAGAAGAAAATTATCCGATTGTCAAAGAGTATTATGATCCTAAAATCCTATTTCCCAATAAAGTGCGGACGTTTTGCACTAATTCCGGATGCGCTCATGTTGTCCGTGAAAAGTATAAAGGATACTATTCGGTCAATGGACACTCTTTATCAAAAGAAAATGAGAGAAATAACCTTGTAAATTTTGCAGTCCTAAAGACCATTCGTCTCACAGAACCCGTAGTCAGCGGACAGCAATTTGGTAAAATCTTGGGGGAAATGGTGATGCAACTCAGTGGCGGTTCTGTGATTATGCAGCGCGTGGGTGATTTTAGATTGGGCTCTCGTAGTAAGGTTGAAACGTTTAATAATGATTTATATGACTTTAAACCAACGCTTAAAAGTGCCGTAGCCGCAGACTTATCTCTGAGTATGCCTGCAAAGATATTGCGTGATATATGGAAATCACTCAAGATGCTAGATACTATTGTCCCAGGTGTTTTACATCCCTCAAATATCATCTATTATCCAGAGATTAAAACCTACTCAAATAAGCCACATTTTTTAGATGAAAATTTTAAAGTAAAAGAGGGGTATTATATCATCGGAGATGGGGCTGGGACGAGTCGTGGTATTACAGCAGCGTGGGCCTCAGGTATCCGAGCGGCTCAGGGTATCTTAGCAGTCAAGCCCAAGAAGTAAGCAATGTTTTGATGCCCTCAGCGTGTTGTGCCCCGTCCAAATTTGTACAACACGCCGATATTGAGATACGTGTCATTTAGGTTGCCGTTGAGGGCTTTGATTTGTCCGGCTCCCAAAAAGAAATTTTTGAATTCTACCCCGGCTTCTGCCTTGGCAATCAATCCCCCTCCTACATCGACACTTCCTCCTCCTGCGGCACCAACAGAAAGCTTGATAAAGGGTGAAATAGTACTATTATAAATGTATCCTGCGTTGAGCATCCCCGTGGCATATCCACCAGAATTACCGCTATAAGCACTTGATGCGGTAATTCCGACAAAGATGTTGTGACTGAGGAGATAATCAAGATCAAAAGCCAGATTATCTAAAGGTGTGGTATCAGAATTTTTGCGTATAGTAGCACTGCTGAGGTAGCGCTCGTTGTAAATTTTAAGTTTAAAATGAGAGATATCGATATTTCCGCCAGTATAATGATTTCCTGCTGTGACGAGATTAAATCTTTTTTCATATCCAAAAGAGAGATAATAGGCCTTGAAAGTATCTTGAAACGTACCGTAATAACCACCTTGGAGTTTAAAATTATGAAATTGTGTGGCAAGCCCTATTTTATAAGCCATGCCACCAGCAGTATTGACACTTCCCCCGCCTGCCGCACCCAGTGATGCTTTTAGTTGTAGGGGTCCCATTTGCTTCCCCATACCGAAAAAATACTCCGCATACCCATCACTACTGCCGTTGATTGCGCCACCGGCTTCCATAAAATAAAGATATGAGTTGTCAATCTGCCCAATCTCTGCGCCGATAAGATTGAATGATTCTTGTTTGGTTTGATGCGTGTTGTTAGAAGAGCGTGGGAAATATCTCAACACAAAAGGTGCAAAATAGACATGTTTCAAATCATAGCTCAGGTTTTCTGGTTTTTTAAAGAGGTAAATATCTTTGAAATTATAAGCCAATTGTAGTGCGACTTGGTTAGATTTTATTTTGCCATCTGGAAACTCAATATGGTTAACATTGAGCCCCAAATCAAAAGCTCCCATCCTATAAGAGATGCCCGTGTGTGCTTTTATCATGAAGCCACTTCCCTGAGGAGCTGCTCCGCCCCCTCCTCCGCCTAAGAAGAAACCACTATCCCAGATGAATTTATGAAATTTGTATTGATATCCCCCAGATAAACCACTGACAAAAAATCCTCCCCGTTTCCCTGATACTGCAGAATATACACTTGCGCCTGTGTAGATACAATTGCCATAATAGTTGCAAAAATTAAATAAATAACTTGTTTCAAAAAGTCCTAAATCTTCGTTATCTAGATGGAGGTTTTGATAACTTGTCCTAAAGCTATTTTGGGTTGTTTGGGCATATGTCACACTAAGAAGACCCATCATGATAACTAAAAATTTTTTCAAAAAAGCTCCTACTCGCTTAAAATTATAGAGGGAAAGATTTTAACATAAAAAATTAAAATTAACGTTACGAGAAGGAGGTATCATGAGGGGAATGTTTGTAAATATCTATTAATAATACTAATATAAGCAAAATAAAGATAAAATGAAGTAAATTTAAAGGTGGTTTAATATTGATAGAGGCTAAAAAAAGGTTTGGTCAAAATTTTTTGAAAGATAGCACCGTATTAAACAAGATCATCCAATCGATGTCCAACACTAACCGAAACGTGGTTGAAATTGGACCTGGCTTAGGTGATTTGACGCAAGAGTTATTAAGAGAAAAATCCTTGATAGCATATGAGGTCGATAAAGACTTATGCGTTCATTTGAGAAAAAAATTTCACAAAGAGATAGAAGAAAATAGGCTAAAATTAGTAGAGGCTGATGTCTTAGAGTGCTTTGAAAAAGGCTCATTAGAAGACCAGCCGTATGACTTGGTTGCAAATTTACCATATTATATTGCAACCAAGATAATACTAGAAGCATTAGAAGATCCCATGTGCCAATCTTTGCTTGTCATGATACAAAAAGAGGTCGCACTAAAATTTTCAGCTAAGCCCAATACGAAGGAATTCAGCTCTTTATCGATACTTTCTCAAAGTATAGCAAAAGTAACAATATTATTTGATGTGGATCAGAGCTCATTTGAGCCTCCTCCCAAAGTAATCTCGTCTATTATAAGCATAAAAAAGAATAAAGAATTTTATCAAAAACAAGACTCTTTATTTGACAGTATTTCAGATTTTAAGCAATTTAAAAGATATCTAAGAGTGGCCTTTGCAAGTCCTCGGAAAACTTGGATTAAGAATATATCTGCTGTTTATGATAAAACGAAAGCTTTAGATTTGTTGGAAGAGTATAATATTCCGGCAAATTTTAGACCTCATCAACTCTGTGTTAACGATCATCTTAATTTATTTAGGGAACTCCTAAAAATTAAGGTAAATAATGGAAAAGAAGACAACAAACACGCCCAATGAAGTAAGCGAAAAACAACAGGCTCCTGCAAAAAAACACAATGCAGGGCAAACCCAACCTGCCGCAAAACGCAATACGACAGGTCAAACACAACAAAATCACAAAAAAAGATCCAACCCCAATCGCAATGCACGATCTTCAAAAAGTGCCAAAAATCAGCCTAGTGTGATAGGTGGCAATGACAAATGGCAACTTGATATCAAAAAATCAATAGATCTCAATCATAAAATGCACAAAGAGCGACTTGAGCGATTTCATCATTTTGATTTGAATACAAAGGCGAAAGTCAAAATCACACCATTAGGTGGATTGGGTGAGATTGGTGGAAATATCACGGTGATTGAGACAGATATGAGTGCTATTATCGTGGATGTAGGGATGAGTTTCCCAAGCGAAGATATGCATGGTGTAGATATTTTAATACCCGATTTTACCTATTTGCGACAAATTCGTAAAAAGATCAAAGGGGTAGTGATTACTCATGCTCATGAAGATCATATTGGTGCTGTGCCGTATCTTTTTAAAGAGATGCAATTTCCAATCTATGCCACACCTCTGCCACTGGGTATGATATCCAATAAATTTGAAGAGCATGGACTGAAAGAGTACCGAAAATATTTCAGACCAATTCAAAAAAGACAAAAGATCAAAATCGGAGATATTCAAGTCGAATGGATGCATATTACCCACTCTATTATCGATGCCTCTTCTTTGGCGATTACTACAGAAGCAGGTACCATCATCCATACCGGAGATTTCAAGATTGATCATACGCCAATTGATGGGTATCCTACGGATCTTCATCGTTTTGCTGCCTATGGTGAAAAAGGCGTGCTTTGCTTGCTCAGTGATAGTACTAATTCCCATAAAGAAGGGATTACTAGAAGTGAAAATACCGTCGGCAAAACGTTTGATTATATATTCTCAAAAGCCAAGGGACGGGTGATTATGTCCACGTTCTCTTCAAATATCCATAGAGTGTATCAAGCGATTGAATATGGTATCAAACATGGAAGAAAAGTGTGTGTCATCGGAAGATCAATGGAACGCAACCTCTTTACGGCGATTGATTTTGGCTATATTAACTTAGAAAAAAGTATTTTTATTGATCCTCATGAAGTCAATAAACACCCAGATAAGAGTGTTTTGATTGTCACAACAGGGAGTCAAGGTGAGACAATGGCCGCGCTTTATAGAATGGCGACAGATGAACATCGCCATATCAAGATTAAGCCAAGTGACCAGATTATCATCTCAGCTAAAGCCATTCCTGGCAATGAGGCCAGCGTCTCAAAAGTGCTAAACTTTTTGATTAAAAGTGGGGCAAGTGTTGCTTATCAGGATTTTAGTGAGATTCATGTCAGTGGTCACGCCGCACAAGAAGAACAAAAACTGATGTTGCGTTTGGTGAAACCAAAATTTTTCTTACCGGTTCATGGTGAATATAATCATATTGCCAAACATCGTGATACCGCAATAAGCTGTGGCGTTTCATCTAAAAATATATTATTAATGAGCGATGGCGATCAAATCGAAGTGTGTCCAAAATACATGAAAAAGGTCAAGACGGTCAAAACGGGTAAAGTCTTTGTTGATAATCAATTAAACGAAAAAATAGCCAATGATGTCGTGATGGATCGACAAAAGATGGCCGATTCTGGTTTGGTGATGATTATCGCACAGGTGGATGGAAAAGAGTTTAAATTGAGCAGTAGACCAAAAGTAGCCAGTTATGGATTGGTTTCGGATAAAGATGATAGAAAATTTTCACTCGAGATGGAAGGGGTGATTGACCAGTTTACTATCAATGCTAAAAAAGAACTTTTTGAAAATAAAAGAGCACTTGAGAATGAGTTACGACAAGTAGTGAGAAAACATATTTATAGAAAAATGAAAAAATATCCTACAATCGTTCCGACCATATTTGTAATGTAAGGCAGAGTATCATGAACTTTATAGAGATTGCACAAGATGTCTTGAAATTGGAAGCAAAAGAGTTGTTAGATGCCGCCGTCAAAATTGATGCGGAGATGGAAAAAGCGGTCGAGCTAATTAGTCATATTAAAGGCAAACTCATCGTAACCGGTGTGGGTAAAAGTGGGTTGATTGGCGCGAAAATCGCTGCAACATTTGCCAGTACTGGAACCAGCAGCTTTTTTATTCATCCTACTGAGGCTTTGCATGGTGATTTGGGAATGATTGATAAAAATGATGCGGTATTGGCGATTAGTTACAGTGGTGAGAGTGATGAATTGATCAAAATATTGCCGCATGTCAAACGATTTGATGTCCCTTTAATCGCTATGGCACGAACAAAAAATTCTTCTTTAGGCAAATATGGTGATATATTTTTGTCCATCGATGTCTCTAAAGAGGCGTGTCCTCTTGGGGCTGCCCCTACTACGTCTACTACATTGACTTTAGCGATGGGAGATGCCCTTGCGGTGTGTCTCATGAAGAAGAAAAATTTTCAAAAAGAAGATTTCGCATCGTTTCATCCCGGGGGTAGTTTAGGCAAGCAACTTTTTATTAAAGTCAAAGATTTGATGAAAAAGGATGAACTCCCTATTGTCAATGCCAAAACCAGTCTCAAAGAGGCTATTGTCGTGATGAGTGAGGGACGATTGGGTAATGTCATGATTGTTGATGACCAACAACGCCTACTTGCTATATTGAGTGATGGGGATTTAAGACGGGCATTGATGCGTGATGATTTTTCGATTGAAGCCCTCGCCCTCTCGTATGCAACCAAAAATCCAAAAACACTCCAAGGGGACAATTTACTAGCTAGTGATGCGCTTGCCCTTGTTGAGTCGTATAAAATTCAATTGCTCGCGATTGTCGATGATGACAATAGACTCATCGGGACCTTACATATTCATGACCTTATCGAAGCAGGTATCAAATGATGAAGCCTATCCGACTCAATAAAATGATATCCCACAATACGAAGTATTCCAGGAGAGAGGCGGACAAACTGATACAAGAAGGTGCGGTGAGTGTTGATGGTGTTGTTGTCACAGACTTGTCAACAAAAGTGACCTTTGATAATAAAATCAAACTCAAAGGCAGAAGTCTCTACCAAAAAACCAAATACTCAGTGATTGTCTATCATAAACAAAAAGGCGAATTGGTGAGTAAAAAAGATGATAGAGGAAGAAAAACGATTTATGATACCCTCCCCTCAAAATTTGCACACTTTATGAGCGTAGGACGATTGGATTTTACCAGTGAGGGGTTATTGCTGCTCAGTGATGCTCCTGATATCGTCTCTGCGTTGATGCATGGAGATTTAGAGCGTATCTATTATGTCAAGATTAAAGGCCCGGTTACTGAGCACATGCAAACGGCCATGAAAGAAGGATTATTTCTCGAAGATGCCAGCAAGGGCGGTCATGAGATGAGTAAAGTGCATTCGATGGAGTTTGCCCCATTTGTGGGGTATCGTATCATAAAAAACACCCCAACCTACTCTACCATCAAAGTCGTTATCAATGAAGGGAAAAACCGAGAATTACGACGTTTCTTTGGATATTTTGATGCCGAAGTTGTTGGATTAAAAAGAGTGAGTTATGGCAAGATAGACCTTGATGCCCTCAAACCGGGAAAACACCGATTTTTAACGGCTAGTGAATATGATAATCTCAGGGATTATTTGGCCTATTCCAAAAGTGAAAAGCGTGATCAATAACTTTTCTTTAGCATATCGTCCCTCTCATATAGAAGAGATGTGTGGACAGCAGCATCTCTGTGCTCCTGATGCGCCATTTCGAAAACTGTTGGAAAAAAAGAGTCTGTCCCATTCTATATTTTTTGGTCCCGCAGGCGTGGGAAAAACAACGCTAGCAAAGATTGTTGCCAAGAGTATGGAACTCCCCTTTTTTGAGTTGGATGCGACCAATTTCAAGCTGGAAGATATTCGGAAAATTTTGGCAAATCATCGCAATGCTTTATTGAAGCCTTTGATTTTTATTGATGAGGTACACCGCCTTTCAAAAACACAACAAGAAGCCCTACTTCTGCCTATGGAAAATCACGAGGCTATTATCATCGGGGCTTCTACTGAAAACCCCTATTTTACATTGACCAGTGGTATCCGGTCGCGATCTTCTTTGTTTGAATTTTTCTCTCTGGAAGCGAAGGATTTAGAACGCGTATTGGAGATGATTCATCAAAAGATTGATTTTGAAATCAAACCCGATGCCAAAGCCTATTTGATTGATTCATCTGCTGGAGATGTGCGTTCTATGCTGAATCTATTAGAATTCGCTCTCAAAGTGGATAGGTGTGTGGATCTAAAAACCCTAAAAGCGCTCCGACCTAATGCCCTCAAAGATGGTGTGAGTTCGAGTAATACCCATTATGACCTTATTAGCGCTATGATTAAGAGTGTCAGAGGCAGTGATGTGGATGCGAGTATTTACTATCTCGCCCGCTTGATTGATGGCGGAGAAAGTGCTGATTTTATCGCAAGGCGTTTGGTGATATTGGCCAGTGAAGATATTGGAAATGCCAATCCTAATGCGCTCAATCTTGCCAATAGTTGCTTGCAAAGTGTGAGTAAAATCGGTTTCCCTGAAGCCCGGATTATTTTGGCGCAAACCATTGTCTATCTTGCTGCTTCTCCAAAATCAAACAGTGCCTATTTGGCGATTAATCAAGCTTTGGATTATGTAAAAAATGAAAAAAGGCTGGAGGTTCCCAAGCACTTGACAAAACTAGGCTCCAAAGCATATCAATATCCTCATGATTTTGGCGGATGGGTCGCACAATCTTATCTACCCAAGCCACTACATTTTTATGAAACATCAGGGATAGGGTTTGAAAAAACATTACAAGAATGGCTTGAAAAAATTAAGCAAAATAAGAAAAAATAGCAATTTTTGGTAGCAAAAAGAGTCCGTTTTAAAACTTCGAAGCGCGAGATGGTATCTGTTTTGTTATCGACGTCATGAGTGTGATTATAAGACGATGTAGCATCATCTTGATACTCAGGTCTCTTTTGTGGGGGTTCGTTCAAAAAAAAGGTGCTAGCATACTTTAGCGGCGCACCTTTTTATTTATCAAAATATCACAAGAGCAGAATATCTCTTGTATCATGATAGCGTTATTTTTTTAATTCTTGATCGATCTTTGCTTTATCAAATCCACAGATCCAACGCGATCCGATCAATAAAACCGGTACTCCGGTGCAGCCATGTCGTTTGCAATCTTTGGCGGCATCGGGGTCTTTACTGATATCGATTGTTTTAAATTTAATCTCTTTCTTTTTAAGATATTGTTTTGCGGTGCTGCACCAGCTACATCCTGGAGCTGTAAAAATGACAACACGTTTTTGTTTTTTAATTTCTGCCATTAGTAGGTCCTCCTTTATATTTCATTTCTCAGTGCGAGACTTAAGATTCCAAAGTATTCATGCAGGGCAAGATAACTGTGTCTCAATGCGCTCATATTCGGAAAATAATCCCAAACAGTTCTAGGGGAATCTCCTATTTTGATATCTGTGGCTGCTGGAATCACGCGAAAGCCAACATGGTGATACAGTATCATCGCGCGCCTCATGTGATAAGCCGAAGTCACCAGATAAATCAGTGGTTTCTGAATACCGGCTTTATCAAAGATTGCTTTGGAGAAGCGTGCATTTTGCATCGTATCGAGACTTTTATCTTCAACACTAACATTAAAATATCCTGGAATAAGCCTATCTGAGATTGGAATGGTAAGATCAAGAGAGTGATTCAATTCTTGGACACTTTGTAAAAAAGCTTTTGATTCGCTATTGTTGTGGTCCAATCCGCCCCCACTAAAGAGTAAGGGGAGATTTTGTGCTTTAGCAAGAGACAGCCCCCACAGTGCTCTTTTAAAAGCATCAGTGCCGAGTGGAAAATTAGTACTATTGCTCACACTTCCCCCAGCAAGTACGACAACCGCATCGATGTTTTTTGCTTTCATGGGTGCCTTATTGTACGGAGCTTCTAAGGATTTCAACATCGCATCAGCGACAAAGGAATTGCTTAACAAATAGAAGGTTAATGCCAATGATAAAAGAAGCGTTTGAAATCTTTTAGCATACCATGCTGCTACAAAGAGTGCGATGATAAAGATGCCCGGTGGCAACAAAAGATAGGTGAAAAGCTTGGAGAAAATATAGATGATTGACATTAGATAATCTTCGCTTCTTTTGGCCCCTCTTGTAACTCTCCGATGACATAACCATCACTATTTTGCAATATAAAATCAACATTTTTAGGATCAACGACTAAAATCATGCCAACCCCCATATTAAAGGTGCGGTACATTTCAGCCTCTTCTATATGTTGCGACATAAGCTCAAATATAGGCAAGAGTTTAATCTTATCTTTGTGTACGATAGCCTGTAGATTTTCTGGCAAAACCCGTGGAAGGTTCTCCACAATACCACCGCCGGTGATGTGCGCAAGGGCATTGATTTTATCTTTTAGCTTTTTAAAGAGTTTGACATAAATACGGGTTGGTTCTAAAAGGATATCAATCAGTGGTTTGCCATCAACTAAAGTATCAAAATGATAGTCAAGTTTTTCAAAAAACAGTTTTCTTACAAGAGAAAAACCGTTTGAGTGAATACCCGAACTTGGTAGGGCGATTAAGATATCACCGCTTTTTACATGAGGAA
This genomic window from Sulfurospirillum sp. 1612 contains:
- the rsmA gene encoding 16S rRNA (adenine(1518)-N(6)/adenine(1519)-N(6))-dimethyltransferase RsmA codes for the protein MIEAKKRFGQNFLKDSTVLNKIIQSMSNTNRNVVEIGPGLGDLTQELLREKSLIAYEVDKDLCVHLRKKFHKEIEENRLKLVEADVLECFEKGSLEDQPYDLVANLPYYIATKIILEALEDPMCQSLLVMIQKEVALKFSAKPNTKEFSSLSILSQSIAKVTILFDVDQSSFEPPPKVISSIISIKKNKEFYQKQDSLFDSISDFKQFKRYLRVAFASPRKTWIKNISAVYDKTKALDLLEEYNIPANFRPHQLCVNDHLNLFRELLKIKVNNGKEDNKHAQ
- a CDS encoding ribonuclease J is translated as MEKKTTNTPNEVSEKQQAPAKKHNAGQTQPAAKRNTTGQTQQNHKKRSNPNRNARSSKSAKNQPSVIGGNDKWQLDIKKSIDLNHKMHKERLERFHHFDLNTKAKVKITPLGGLGEIGGNITVIETDMSAIIVDVGMSFPSEDMHGVDILIPDFTYLRQIRKKIKGVVITHAHEDHIGAVPYLFKEMQFPIYATPLPLGMISNKFEEHGLKEYRKYFRPIQKRQKIKIGDIQVEWMHITHSIIDASSLAITTEAGTIIHTGDFKIDHTPIDGYPTDLHRFAAYGEKGVLCLLSDSTNSHKEGITRSENTVGKTFDYIFSKAKGRVIMSTFSSNIHRVYQAIEYGIKHGRKVCVIGRSMERNLFTAIDFGYINLEKSIFIDPHEVNKHPDKSVLIVTTGSQGETMAALYRMATDEHRHIKIKPSDQIIISAKAIPGNEASVSKVLNFLIKSGASVAYQDFSEIHVSGHAAQEEQKLMLRLVKPKFFLPVHGEYNHIAKHRDTAISCGVSSKNILLMSDGDQIEVCPKYMKKVKTVKTGKVFVDNQLNEKIANDVVMDRQKMADSGLVMIIAQVDGKEFKLSSRPKVASYGLVSDKDDRKFSLEMEGVIDQFTINAKKELFENKRALENELRQVVRKHIYRKMKKYPTIVPTIFVM
- a CDS encoding methylated-DNA--[protein]-cysteine S-methyltransferase, translating into MKKYYKAIQSPIGTIYAIANATHLLALLIKSTKEEMNLQFDNPLQEDNTILVQTQHQLHEYFEGKRTTFDIPLLPQGTPFQKAAWDALIKIPYGNTISYKTQALSIGKPKAIRAIGGANGANPIPIIIPCHRVIGTGGKLTGYASGLEIKKYLLDLENQTIQR
- a CDS encoding pseudouridine synthase, coding for MKPIRLNKMISHNTKYSRREADKLIQEGAVSVDGVVVTDLSTKVTFDNKIKLKGRSLYQKTKYSVIVYHKQKGELVSKKDDRGRKTIYDTLPSKFAHFMSVGRLDFTSEGLLLLSDAPDIVSALMHGDLERIYYVKIKGPVTEHMQTAMKEGLFLEDASKGGHEMSKVHSMEFAPFVGYRIIKNTPTYSTIKVVINEGKNRELRRFFGYFDAEVVGLKRVSYGKIDLDALKPGKHRFLTASEYDNLRDYLAYSKSEKRDQ
- a CDS encoding KpsF/GutQ family sugar-phosphate isomerase, with amino-acid sequence MNFIEIAQDVLKLEAKELLDAAVKIDAEMEKAVELISHIKGKLIVTGVGKSGLIGAKIAATFASTGTSSFFIHPTEALHGDLGMIDKNDAVLAISYSGESDELIKILPHVKRFDVPLIAMARTKNSSLGKYGDIFLSIDVSKEACPLGAAPTTSTTLTLAMGDALAVCLMKKKNFQKEDFASFHPGGSLGKQLFIKVKDLMKKDELPIVNAKTSLKEAIVVMSEGRLGNVMIVDDQQRLLAILSDGDLRRALMRDDFSIEALALSYATKNPKTLQGDNLLASDALALVESYKIQLLAIVDDDNRLIGTLHIHDLIEAGIK
- a CDS encoding glutaredoxin family protein, producing MAEIKKQKRVVIFTAPGCSWCSTAKQYLKKKEIKFKTIDISKDPDAAKDCKRHGCTGVPVLLIGSRWICGFDKAKIDQELKK
- a CDS encoding YdcF family protein, whose protein sequence is MSIIYIFSKLFTYLLLPPGIFIIALFVAAWYAKRFQTLLLSLALTFYLLSNSFVADAMLKSLEAPYNKAPMKAKNIDAVVVLAGGSVSNSTNFPLGTDAFKRALWGLSLAKAQNLPLLFSGGGLDHNNSESKAFLQSVQELNHSLDLTIPISDRLIPGYFNVSVEDKSLDTMQNARFSKAIFDKAGIQKPLIYLVTSAYHMRRAMILYHHVGFRVIPAATDIKIGDSPRTVWDYFPNMSALRHSYLALHEYFGILSLALRNEI
- a CDS encoding replication-associated recombination protein A; amino-acid sequence: MNNFSLAYRPSHIEEMCGQQHLCAPDAPFRKLLEKKSLSHSIFFGPAGVGKTTLAKIVAKSMELPFFELDATNFKLEDIRKILANHRNALLKPLIFIDEVHRLSKTQQEALLLPMENHEAIIIGASTENPYFTLTSGIRSRSSLFEFFSLEAKDLERVLEMIHQKIDFEIKPDAKAYLIDSSAGDVRSMLNLLEFALKVDRCVDLKTLKALRPNALKDGVSSSNTHYDLISAMIKSVRGSDVDASIYYLARLIDGGESADFIARRLVILASEDIGNANPNALNLANSCLQSVSKIGFPEARIILAQTIVYLAASPKSNSAYLAINQALDYVKNEKRLEVPKHLTKLGSKAYQYPHDFGGWVAQSYLPKPLHFYETSGIGFEKTLQEWLEKIKQNKKK
- a CDS encoding NAD(P)/FAD-dependent oxidoreductase, which encodes MKTVTLKSNYDVIIVGSGPAGLGAAFKIAENSEQSVLLLEKKKISSGGLRNDCKQNYTYPVGFPLEHWKKEDADALMEEVKEHLNPTIERRENIDKYVKRAQKIDVEILMIDQAHVGTDKSSKLISDLLQKLRTLQVDVVLETEVQALSKTSKKIILSDGRHIGFNNIILAPGRADYDWMQEQMDHIGVAYNDNIVDIGIRIEMKEENYPIVKEYYDPKILFPNKVRTFCTNSGCAHVVREKYKGYYSVNGHSLSKENERNNLVNFAVLKTIRLTEPVVSGQQFGKILGEMVMQLSGGSVIMQRVGDFRLGSRSKVETFNNDLYDFKPTLKSAVAADLSLSMPAKILRDIWKSLKMLDTIVPGVLHPSNIIYYPEIKTYSNKPHFLDENFKVKEGYYIIGDGAGTSRGITAAWASGIRAAQGILAVKPKK